The genomic stretch TTGATGCGCTGCGTCGTTTCAACACTATTCTGATCGATTTTAACCGTGATGTTTGGGGCTATATCTCTCTTGGTTTCTTCAAGCAAAAACTGAAAGAAGGCGAAGTCGGTTCTTCAACCATGCCGCACAAAGTTAACCCGATTGACTTCGAAAACTCTGAAGGCAACTTGGGTATTGCAAATGCTGTACTTGCACACCTTGGTGAAAAACTGCCAATTTCTCGTTGGCAGCGTGACCTGACTGACTCTACTGTGCTTCGTAACATGGGTGTTGGTTTTGCGCAAAGCTTAATTGCTTTTGAAGCTTGCTCTAAAGGTATTGGTAAACTTGAGTTGAATGCTGCGCGTATCAATGAAGATTTAGACAATGCGCAAGAAGTATTGGCTGAGCCTATTCAAACTGTAATGCGTCGTTACAACGTTGAAAAACCATACGAAAAACTAAAAGCCCTGACTCGTGGTCAAGCCATGACTCGCGACATGATGGTTGATTTCGTAAACGGCAACGAGTTAGAAGCTGTTCCTGCTGCTGACCGTGCGCGTTTAGCGGAAATGACACCTGCATCATATACAGGTAATGCTGCTGACCAGGCCAAACAAGTAGCTGCGCTGATTGCAAAAATCTAATTTGCAATAAGACGAAAAGGCGAAGCTCAGGCTTCGCCTTTTTATTTATAATGTGTTTTATTCTAAAAAAGATATTTTATAATAACGACATGATTGATCATCGACTTTCCGCCAAACATTACACAAGCCTGAGCATTTTAATTCTGGCGATTTTGCTTGCCAGTATTCGTCCTTTAGAACTGGAAGCTTATCTTTTGCATCAGGCAGGCACAGTTTTCATGACCATCATGCTGCTCATCTGCCTGTATAAAATCGGCCTGAATTTTTTAAGTTTTAATTTATATATTCTTTTTCTGATTGTTCATGTGATTGCTGCACACTATCTATATTCTTATGTGCCTTATAACCAGTGGATTGAACAGATTTTTGGCTTTAATCTGAATGAAGCGATGCACTGGTCACGTAATATGTTCGACCGATTTGTCCATCTGGCCTACGGATTATTACTTTATCCAATTTTCCATCGCCTGTTTCAGGTCTGGTTGCCACAGCAAAAACCTGTGGTCATTTTCCTGCTGGTGATTCAGTTCGTGGTGGCCAGCAGTATGATCTATGAGTGGCTGGAATGGCTGATTGCCATTGGTTTATCTCCCGAGGAAGCTGAAAACTATAATGGACAACAAGGTGACATGTGGGATGCACACAAAGACATCTTGCTTGCTACGATTGGCGCGGCGATAACAGGCGGGCTGCAATTGATACCGAAAAATCAAAAAAGCTCATCGAAGTGAGCTTTTAAAATCACAATCTAATAGCTGAATTAAAGTTTTGGATCACGCATTTAATTACATTCATATTTTTCAATTATGAATGTGGGCAATATCGCATCCAATCATCTTTCATTTTTTGCAGTTCATTACCCGCTAACATCTCATTGTAATAAATGAAATAGGTTGCATCAGGATATTGAATCTCATGACGGAACATCATGCCACGCAGTGACACAGATAACTCCTCAGGAAAATCATCCTCTAAATAGAGTTCTTCAAATTCATAATTAAAATAACAATTTTGCGTCGCAAGAAATGCTTCAGCTATAGCCATGTTTCTGCTCTAACAATAAAATATGCTTTATTTTATCTGATTAGTTTCAATGATGGTTTACATTTCATTCGGTTCAATCCATTGAACAAACTTAGATTCTGACAAATGTGGATATTTGAACTTATCTAGATATTCAAAGCAGGCCTTTTGGCCTTGAGGAATTTTATCCAGATGCTTATCGAAGAATAAATGCCGACTATATTGAGCGCCATCAAAGCGAATACTCACACGTTCAAATTCATTACCACCTCGAACTTTATGCATCTGATAAAACTGCACAACACCACATTCCTTCGATGGAATAACAGGTGGATCATTGGGCTTTAGAAAGCTATACAGCAGAAAGATACAAACGCCGGGTAGAAAACTCAGCCAAAACAAAACCTTCTTAGAATTATCCTGAGTTAATTTTGCTTCAGAATAAAGCATACATAACATCGGAATAAATACGATACTAAAAAACCCAAGCAACAAAATAAACGTGAGCATATGAGCCTAGACTCAATCAGAGTACTCCACTTATATCACAACAATATGATTTCAAAAAATAAAAAAGCCCACCGAAGTGAGCTTTAAAATTCATTCAAGATCAATTGGATTAAAGTTTTGGATCACGTATTTGCACCAGATTTGCGTTTGCTTTACTTAAGCTTTCCATAACGTTATTCATGACAGTGGGTATCAGTGAATCAGCAATTTGCGCTGCTTGCAGGCCGAGTTTTTCACCCAAAGTTGGTTTCTTGCGGGTCTGGATGGAATAGATATCATGTTGGGTCAACAAGTTGAGCAGGTATTCATCTGAGGTTTGCAGTTTATCCACCAGATTTAGATCCAGCGCATCCCGACCATACCAATGCTCACCAGTGGCCACTTTTTCAATATTCAGCTGCGGGCGATACTTCTCAACGAAATGTTTGAATAAAGCATGGGTTTGCTGTAGTTCTTCTTCAAACTTAGCCTTACCCTCTTCGGTATTTTCACCAAACATAGTCACGGTACGTTTGTACTGTCCAGCGGTATAGAGTTCAAAGTCGATTTTATTGTCTTTCAGTAGGCGGTTAAAGTTGGGGACTTGAGCAACCACACCAATTGAACCGACAATCGCGAATGGTGCAGAAATAATCTCATTGGCAATACACGCCATCATATAACCGCCACTAGCGGCTACTTTATCGACACAGATGGTCAGATGAAAACCTGCCTCGCGTAAACGTACCAGTTGAGCTGCTGCAAGTCCATAACCATGGACCATGCCGCCCGGACTTTCCAGACGCACTACAACGCGGTCACGACCTGCTTTGGCTGTGGCCAGAATCAGAGTGATTTCTTCACGTAAGCCTTCTACCGCAGAAGCAGCCATATCACCTTTAAAATCGAGCACATAGATTTTTTGATTGGTTTTCTTACGTGCACGCGCTTCTTTTGACAGTTGTTGCGATAACTGTAAAAGTTCCAGTTTAGAGCCAGTAGTTTGCGCTATTTTTTTTCGTTGTTCATTGATACGCGCATTGAGATGACTAATACGGATTTCAGCGGACAGTTTCGGAGTATGAAATAACATAAAAAATCTATTCTCTATTTAATTCGGATTTATTCCTTTAGATTAGGTCAATTTCGGTTTTTTTCAACTTTATTTCGAGAATTATTACGATTATCACCATCTATTTCACCTATAAAAAAAGAGCCTTACGGCTCTTATTCTAGAGATCGGATTAACCGAAACGCCCTGTAATATAGGCTTCAGTCAACTGATGATCCGGCTGGGTAAAGACTTTTTCAGTCGAGTTGACTTCTATCAGATCACCCAAATGGAAATACGCAGTACGATCCGATACACGTGCTGCCTGTTGCATGGAGTGAGTTACGATCGCGATGGTATATTGCGTAGATAGCTCAGAAATCAGCTCTTCCACTTTGGCGGTTGCAATGGGATCGAGTGCCGAACACGGTTCATCCATCAAAATTACTTCTGGACTGACTGCGATCGTACGCGCGATACACAGACGTTGCTGCTGACCACCTGACAAACCTGTTCCCGGTTGATTCAAACGATCTTTCACTTCTTCCCACAGACCGGCTTTACGCAAGCTGCCTTCGACAATTTCTTCAAGATCGTACTTGTCACGCGCCAAACCATGCAGTTTTGGGCCATAGGAGACATTATCGAAGATTGATTTCGGAAATGGGTTTGGCTTCTGGAAAACCATACCAACCTGTGCACGTAGCAAGACCACATCCAGGTTTGGATCATAAATATCCTGATTGTCCAGCATCACTTTACCGGTTACACGGCAGCTATCAATGGTATCGTTCATGCGGTTTAAGGTACGCAGAAAAGTCGATTTACCACAGCCTGATGGCCCAATAAAAGCAATCACTTCATTTTCATAAATGTTCAGGTCAATGCCTTTAATCGCTTCCGCTTCACCATAGTACACATGCACATCAGAAGTACTAAGTTTCACATTCGTCGACTTCGCATCTTTTTTGCTGCTTTGCGTATCGAACTGGGAAACAAACGGAGTTGCTGGCTTTTGAGTTGCCTCATCCGAGGTGAATTGTGTCTGTTGTGGATTCACGATTTGATCCTTTTTTAAGGAATTTTGAATAACAGTTGTGTTCATGATTCTGCCCCTATTACCAACGGACTTCAAATTTCTTACGTAACCAGATGGCCAGACTGTTTAAGCTGATCATCATGGCCAGAAGTACAATAATTGCTGCTGCAGTACGCCCTTCAAAGAAGTTACGCAATTCATTGCCTTGCCATAAGAAAATCTGCACCGGTAAAGCCGTTGACTGATCAAATGGAGTGGCTGGAACGCTGGCAACAAAAGCACTCATCCCGATTAATAACAATGGTGCGGTTTCACCCAAAGCTTGTGCAACCCCGATAATTGCGCCTGTCAAAATACCCGGTAAAGCCAAAGGCAAGACGTGATGAAATACTGTCTGGATGCGGGAAGCACCGAGTCCTAAAGCTGCCTGACGAATCGAAGGTGGAACCGCTTTAAGTGATGCGCGTGTGGTGATGATCACAGTCGGTAAGGTCATCAGACTCAGCACCAGACCACCCACCAATGGTGCTGACAGTGGCAAATGCATCCAGCCAATGAAGATCGCTGCACCCAATAGACCGAAGACAATTGAGGGAACGGCTGCCAGGTTGTTGATATTGACTTCGACCACATCGGTAATCCAGTTTTTCGGTGCAAACTCTTCCAGATAGATCGCAGAGGCCACCCCGATTGGAATCGAGATAAAGATCACGATCATCATCATGAACAGTGAGCCCATGAAGGCACCTGCCAAGCCTGAAGTTGCCGGTGAGCTGCGTGAGTCAGGACTGGTGAAAATATTGGTATTGAAACTATTTTCAATCACACCAGAGGCTTTCATCTCGTCCGCCACCTGACGTACTTCAGGACTGAGCTGCTGCTGTTCATCTGGAAGATCACGGTCAATATTTCCTGCCAGCCAGACATCGACATTGGCATCCGCTAGAATTTTCACTTCCTTGCTTTGACCGACCAGACTTGGATCATTCATGACCATGTCTCGCAAGCGGTACGCCTCAGAACTGGTATATAAAGAACCCAGTTCATCACGCTGGCTTTCCAGCTTGCTGTCTTTGGCAATCATGCCATTGATAATCAGCGCATCCCAATCCACCATTCCGACTTCGGTCTGCCACGCGATAAAGCGATCTTCAAACTGCGCTGGAGATTCTCCTGCAGCTGGCTTCGGTTTTGGACCAATATCCACAATGGCTGGATCGAAATGAATCGGCAAACTCATGCTGCTTTGCCAGAATGCAGGCAAACCTTTGGATAAAATACTCCCGAACAGCAATACCACAAAGAATAGACCTGCCAGTACTGCAGAGAAACCAAATAAACGAAAGGTTTTTTCTTTACGATGACGTCGTGCCAAAGAGCTTTGAATGGTCTTCTTACGCTTTTCACGCAGCTCGGCGGCGATGGATGGATCAATACGCTGATCCACAGGCGTTGTATTTGAAGTACTCATTAGTCGTATTGCTCACGATATTTACGCACGATGATCAGTGCAACAATGTTCAAACCTAAGGTAATGACGAATAGCGTCAGTCCTAGTGCAAAGGCCACCAGTGCTTGTGGACTAGCAAAATCAGTATCGCCAGTTAGCTGATTCACGATGGTAATCGTGACCGTGGATACTGCTTCAAGCGGATTGGCATGCAACTGCGGGCTGTTCCCGGCTGCAAGAACCACGATCATGGTTTCACCAATTGCACGTGACGCCGCCAACAGGAACGCACCGATAATACCCGGTAGAGCCGCGGGTAAAACCACCTGACGGATCGTTTCAGATTTGGTCGCGCCCAAGCCCAAAGAACCATCACGTAAGGCACGCGGCACCTGAGTGATGATGTCGTCTGACAGAGAAGATACAAATGGAATGATCATGATACCCATGACCAGACCGGCAGTTAGCGCACTGGTCGCATTAATTTCGAGTCCGACCAGAGCACCCATGCTTTTAAGGAATGGACCGATGATCATCAAGGCAAAAACACCATAGACAATCGTAGGAATACCCGCCAGCACTTCAATCGTGGGTTTTGCCCAAGAGCGGAATCGCGGTGAAGCATATTCTGCCAGATAGATCGCAATCATCAGACCAACCGGAACTGCAACTAGAAGTGCGATCCCGCTGACCATGAGCGTGCCCCAGAGCAGTGGCAATAAACCATAACTGCCTTCAGCACTGCCAGAGGTGCTAAACCCTGGGTTCCATTCGGTACCAAAAAAGAAATCCAGTGGACTGACGAAGCTGAAGAAACGCATCGCCTCGCCAAACATCGACATCACAATTCCGAGAGTAGTCAGAATCGCCACACCTGAACACAATGCCAGGCCGATATTCATCATTTTCTCGACCTGGTTACGCGCACGGAATTCCTGGCTAATATGTTTCTTGGCCCAGACCAGACCGGCTAATGCAGCCGAAATCACCACTGCCAATTTGGCAAACGTACCAATGGTCGAGAATTTAGCCAACTGCTCTGCGGCTGCAACTTCATAGGCTGCAGGTGTATCACTAACCCCGAAACCTGAGGCAAGTGCCTGAACGCGATCGATGACAACGCTCAAACTTGCCGGATCCAGACTGGCCGAAACATTTTCTGGTAAATGGTTGAGTACCACCTGCTCCAGAAAAGTGGGTTCCACCATATTCCAAACAATCAAAATTAAAAACGCAGGGATACCACACCATAGTGCAACCAGGGCACCATAATATCCGGGACGCGAGTGTAAGTTTGCAGAATTGCTTCCCTTACCTGCTAAGCTACGGCTTTTACTTAATCCGATTTGATAGGCTATGGCCATGATGGCCAATAACACACCTATAAGTAGCAGATTCATGTATTCTCCACTGTTTTTTCAATTTTCATGGTTTGAAAAAACTTGTTTATCGCAAAAAGCCGATGGTAGGTTGACCCTACCACCAGCATTTTCAAAATCATTTATTACTTCACTACAACCGCTTTACCAGCCTTGAAATTTGCCAGGACTGCTGCACGTTCTTTATCAGACATTGAAATCAGACCTGCTTTTTCCAGCTTAGAGCCTTTGCCAGATACTTTCTTGTTCAGGAAATATTCTGTGAACTGCGGTAAGCCCTTGATTGATTTCAAGTGCTCACCTTTTACGTAGAAGAACAATGGGCGCGATACCGGATAAGCACCATTCAAGATGGTCTTTTCAGAAGGTGCTACATTATTCACCGTAGCAACACGTAGACGGTCACGGTTCTGGTCATAGAAACCTAGGCCAAACACACCTACAGCACTTGGAGAAGTCTTCAAACGTGCCAATGTTTCGGTATAGTCACCGGCAATCTCAACCACACGGCCATCTTTACGGAATGTTGTACAAGCTTTTTTCTTAGCATCTTTGTCTAGAGACTTAATTGCAGCATACGTTTCACAACCTGCATCCACCATTTTCTCCTGGAAGACTTCGCGCGTACCATGATTCGACGCAGGAATTACCAGGGTGATAGGTTCATTCGGAAGTGCTTTGTCAATTTGGTTCCAACGCGTGTACGGGTTAGCGACCATTTTTCCATTTGATGGAAGTTGTGCAGCAAGTGCAGCGAAGACATGTTGTGGACGCAGTTTATAAGCCGCTTTGTTTGCATTCGATGCAAACACAATACCGTCATAACCAATTTTGATTTCTAGGACTTGGTTAACGCCATTCTTTTTACATTCTGCCAGCTCTGTACTCTTGATTTGACGAGAAGAGTTTGCGATATCAATCGTGTTATCACCCACGCCATTACAGAACTGCTTTAAACCACCTGAAGAACCGCCAGAACCGACAACTGGTGTTTTAAACTGTGGAAAAGTATTACCGAATTCTTCTGCCACGATACTGGCATATGGAAGTACAGTTGAAGAACCTGCAATTTGAATGGTGTCACGTGCTGCGTGTGCAGTCGTTACAGCAGTTGCCCCGGTTACTGCTAATGCTAAAGCTAAAGCTATATTTGTAAAGCGCATTCTAGTATCTCTCTCATTTATGCAAATTTGGAGTACACCACTTTTTATTCAGTTTTGTACTTCTTTCGATACCTGCATTTTGATTTTAGAATATGACAGATAAGTTACAGCTTTATTACGATTTAGTGATTTTTAATCTAGCGGCTTTTTCTTAATTAAATTTTTATGGATTTCAATGATTAAGTTCTTTATGTCATTCACTTCAATAAAAAATTTTAGACCAATGACATGTAACAATTTTTATAAACCTGAACTCAGGATAAATCCTGCTCCCCAGTTTTACATAAGCCTATGACAAATAAATAACAGGCCAAACGGGATTCAGACCTTCCGTGTTTTTGTGAGGAATTTCGATCTGGGAAAGGACCTTTTTTTATTTTTAAGCGCACAAAAAAGGAGATCATTTCGATCTCCTTTTTTTCACACCACCATCACTTATGCAATGGGTGGCGTATAAGTACCGTCAGCGATTGAATCTTTGATACGATCCGCTTCTGCAAGCACTAATGCCAGCAAGTTCTTCACGTTATCAAGCGTTGCAACCGGGCTTAAAGTAGTCATTTTCAGAGACTGAACCTGACCGACTTTCGTCACACCAATGTTCGCTTCACCACGCGCAAACAGTTCGTCTGCTACGTTTTGATTGAGCGTATCGAGTAATTCAACCGGATATCCCGCTGGAACCACACGGAACAAGACAGATGCGAATTGAGGCTCAAGCAGAAGCTCCAGACCATCAGTCGCTTTAATGTAGTCTGCCACATCACGGGTTAATTTCACGCCATGATCGATCATCGAACCATAAAGCTCTTCGCCCAGTGCTTCCACCGTCATCCACAATTTCAGAGCATCAAAACGACGCGTGGTTTGTAGCGACTTAGACACCAGATTCGGAACGCCGTGTTCTTCATCATAGGCAGAGTTCAGATACTCAGCTTCATAATGCATGAAACGGTAGTTCGCTTCATCTTTTAACAAGAACGCACCACAAGAAATGGTCTGGAAATAATGCTTATGGAAATCAAGCGTGATCGAATCCGACAGCTCAATCCCGTCCAGCATAGAACGATAGTCATTGGATAGAATCAGTGCACCACCCCATGCCGCATCGATGTGCATCCACGCGCCATATTTATTGGTGATTTCACGAATTGCTTTCAATGGATCAATCGCACCAGCATCCGTTGTACCCGCTGTTGCCACCACACATGCCACGATCTTGCCTTCAGACTGAAGATGCGCCATGGTTTTTTCCAGTGCATCTACGTCCATCTGTGCATTTTCATTCACAGGAACAGTGACCACTGACTGGAAGCCCATGCCCATCATCGCCATGTTCTTTTGCACAGAGAAATGTGCATTTTCAGAACAGATGACTTTGACATTACGCATCGCATCCGCAGGAATACCATCGCGCTGAACCGACCACGGATTACCATTTTCGTCTTTCCAGTTTTTCGCGATGCAAGCATCACGCGCAAGCAATACGCCCATCAAGTTAGACTGCGTACCACCAGAAGTGAACACACCGGCCTGACCCGCACCATAGCCGACTTTTTGACGTAACCAGTCAATCAGCTGAACTTCCATCAACGAACCGGCCGGGCTTTGATCCCATGAGTCCATTGACTGGTTGGTTGCATTAATCAGCACTTCCGCGATCTGGCTAGTCACCATCGTTGGACAGTGAAGATGCGCAAGTGAATGCGGATGATGCACTTTTAAGCTCTTGTTAAGGAATAGCTCAACCATACGCTCAAGAGATTTTTCTACACCCAAACCTTCTTTTGAAGGATGAAATGCAATTGCACTGCGCAGCTCTTTAATACTGCCGCCCGTGTACATTTTGTCGTTTTGCAACCATGCCGCAACCGCTTTGGTCGCTTGGTCCATGCCAGCCTGATAGTCAGCAATGGATGCAGCATCATTGCAGAGTAACGCTTTACGATGTTCTGCGAAATCTACCATGAATTATGCGCCTCGAACTGCAACTAGTGCTTCAGCAACCGATTTTTTGAAACGAGCAATCACTTCAACACATTCGTCTTGAGTAATGATCAACGGGCAAAGTAAACGAATCACTGTACCGTTACGACCACCTTTCTCAAGCAATAATTTATTGTTGAAACATGCAGTTTGGATCGCTGCAGCCAATTGACCATCAGCAGGTAAAGAACCCATATGATCCGCATCTTTGCGCTCATCTACGATTTCAACGCCGATCATCAGACCACGGCCACGCACGTTACCGATACATGGGAATTCAGCAGCCAGTTTTTTCAATTCAGCTTGCAGGAAATCACCACGCTCTTGTGCATTTTGCGCCAGGTTCTGTTCTTTAATGGTATTGATCGTTGCAAGACCTGTACCCATCGCCAATTGGTTACCACGGAAAGTACCGGTA from Acinetobacter lwoffii encodes the following:
- a CDS encoding DUF2238 domain-containing protein, with protein sequence MIDHRLSAKHYTSLSILILAILLASIRPLELEAYLLHQAGTVFMTIMLLICLYKIGLNFLSFNLYILFLIVHVIAAHYLYSYVPYNQWIEQIFGFNLNEAMHWSRNMFDRFVHLAYGLLLYPIFHRLFQVWLPQQKPVVIFLLVIQFVVASSMIYEWLEWLIAIGLSPEEAENYNGQQGDMWDAHKDILLATIGAAITGGLQLIPKNQKSSSK
- the sohB gene encoding protease SohB, with amino-acid sequence MLFHTPKLSAEIRISHLNARINEQRKKIAQTTGSKLELLQLSQQLSKEARARKKTNQKIYVLDFKGDMAASAVEGLREEITLILATAKAGRDRVVVRLESPGGMVHGYGLAAAQLVRLREAGFHLTICVDKVAASGGYMMACIANEIISAPFAIVGSIGVVAQVPNFNRLLKDNKIDFELYTAGQYKRTVTMFGENTEEGKAKFEEELQQTHALFKHFVEKYRPQLNIEKVATGEHWYGRDALDLNLVDKLQTSDEYLLNLLTQHDIYSIQTRKKPTLGEKLGLQAAQIADSLIPTVMNNVMESLSKANANLVQIRDPKL
- the pstB gene encoding phosphate ABC transporter ATP-binding protein PstB codes for the protein MNTTVIQNSLKKDQIVNPQQTQFTSDEATQKPATPFVSQFDTQSSKKDAKSTNVKLSTSDVHVYYGEAEAIKGIDLNIYENEVIAFIGPSGCGKSTFLRTLNRMNDTIDSCRVTGKVMLDNQDIYDPNLDVVLLRAQVGMVFQKPNPFPKSIFDNVSYGPKLHGLARDKYDLEEIVEGSLRKAGLWEEVKDRLNQPGTGLSGGQQQRLCIARTIAVSPEVILMDEPCSALDPIATAKVEELISELSTQYTIAIVTHSMQQAARVSDRTAYFHLGDLIEVNSTEKVFTQPDHQLTEAYITGRFG
- the pstA gene encoding phosphate ABC transporter permease PstA, translated to MSTSNTTPVDQRIDPSIAAELREKRKKTIQSSLARRHRKEKTFRLFGFSAVLAGLFFVVLLFGSILSKGLPAFWQSSMSLPIHFDPAIVDIGPKPKPAAGESPAQFEDRFIAWQTEVGMVDWDALIINGMIAKDSKLESQRDELGSLYTSSEAYRLRDMVMNDPSLVGQSKEVKILADANVDVWLAGNIDRDLPDEQQQLSPEVRQVADEMKASGVIENSFNTNIFTSPDSRSSPATSGLAGAFMGSLFMMMIVIFISIPIGVASAIYLEEFAPKNWITDVVEVNINNLAAVPSIVFGLLGAAIFIGWMHLPLSAPLVGGLVLSLMTLPTVIITTRASLKAVPPSIRQAALGLGASRIQTVFHHVLPLALPGILTGAIIGVAQALGETAPLLLIGMSAFVASVPATPFDQSTALPVQIFLWQGNELRNFFEGRTAAAIIVLLAMMISLNSLAIWLRKKFEVRW
- the pstC gene encoding phosphate ABC transporter permease subunit PstC: MNLLLIGVLLAIMAIAYQIGLSKSRSLAGKGSNSANLHSRPGYYGALVALWCGIPAFLILIVWNMVEPTFLEQVVLNHLPENVSASLDPASLSVVIDRVQALASGFGVSDTPAAYEVAAAEQLAKFSTIGTFAKLAVVISAALAGLVWAKKHISQEFRARNQVEKMMNIGLALCSGVAILTTLGIVMSMFGEAMRFFSFVSPLDFFFGTEWNPGFSTSGSAEGSYGLLPLLWGTLMVSGIALLVAVPVGLMIAIYLAEYASPRFRSWAKPTIEVLAGIPTIVYGVFALMIIGPFLKSMGALVGLEINATSALTAGLVMGIMIIPFVSSLSDDIITQVPRALRDGSLGLGATKSETIRQVVLPAALPGIIGAFLLAASRAIGETMIVVLAAGNSPQLHANPLEAVSTVTITIVNQLTGDTDFASPQALVAFALGLTLFVITLGLNIVALIIVRKYREQYD
- a CDS encoding substrate-binding domain-containing protein, with amino-acid sequence MRFTNIALALALAVTGATAVTTAHAARDTIQIAGSSTVLPYASIVAEEFGNTFPQFKTPVVGSGGSSGGLKQFCNGVGDNTIDIANSSRQIKSTELAECKKNGVNQVLEIKIGYDGIVFASNANKAAYKLRPQHVFAALAAQLPSNGKMVANPYTRWNQIDKALPNEPITLVIPASNHGTREVFQEKMVDAGCETYAAIKSLDKDAKKKACTTFRKDGRVVEIAGDYTETLARLKTSPSAVGVFGLGFYDQNRDRLRVATVNNVAPSEKTILNGAYPVSRPLFFYVKGEHLKSIKGLPQFTEYFLNKKVSGKGSKLEKAGLISMSDKERAAVLANFKAGKAVVVK
- a CDS encoding pyridoxal phosphate-dependent decarboxylase family protein; this encodes MVDFAEHRKALLCNDAASIADYQAGMDQATKAVAAWLQNDKMYTGGSIKELRSAIAFHPSKEGLGVEKSLERMVELFLNKSLKVHHPHSLAHLHCPTMVTSQIAEVLINATNQSMDSWDQSPAGSLMEVQLIDWLRQKVGYGAGQAGVFTSGGTQSNLMGVLLARDACIAKNWKDENGNPWSVQRDGIPADAMRNVKVICSENAHFSVQKNMAMMGMGFQSVVTVPVNENAQMDVDALEKTMAHLQSEGKIVACVVATAGTTDAGAIDPLKAIREITNKYGAWMHIDAAWGGALILSNDYRSMLDGIELSDSITLDFHKHYFQTISCGAFLLKDEANYRFMHYEAEYLNSAYDEEHGVPNLVSKSLQTTRRFDALKLWMTVEALGEELYGSMIDHGVKLTRDVADYIKATDGLELLLEPQFASVLFRVVPAGYPVELLDTLNQNVADELFARGEANIGVTKVGQVQSLKMTTLSPVATLDNVKNLLALVLAEADRIKDSIADGTYTPPIA